In Daucus carota subsp. sativus chromosome 4, DH1 v3.0, whole genome shotgun sequence, one DNA window encodes the following:
- the LOC108216459 gene encoding uncharacterized protein LOC108216459 gives MYSSSSSENTPSRSDRSCVPGTLVEVPVLYDTSYKPETLFDVPVFYQFDSDSEEPEAVSEVDLESSQRQRQQKSERVELSERFNFVLPKDFVPLVDDEDIQMLSVEDKTRLPLPQRLKGWIREIRRRSSGRLDIFYYHEKSGEKPYRSFRDVKRFIYLGFFPSAENKNSYLERWALDQPNPREEGTASALSAPNTNLQVQICSSPVPDNNVQIQDEGKQQEKRPRLRTEIVELSEPFNFLLPTDYVSLVDDDDEEIQKLSNGDVMWLPLAQRLKGWVRETRCRANGRLDFFYYHKGSGEKQYRSFRDVKRYIYLGFFPSAENGNKYLDQWVFDQPNPREEGVTSASAASNSTSTTQIQEESFPFDMSQHY, from the exons ATGTATTCTTCCTCTTCTAGTGAAAATACTCCCTCGAGGAGCGACAGGTCGTGTGTGCCAGGAACGCTTGTAGAAGTTCCGGTGCTTTACGATACGTCGTATAAGCCTGAAACGCTCTTCGACGTGCCCGTGTTTTATCAATTTGACAGCGACTCTGAAGAG CCGGAGGCTGTATCGGAAGTAGATTTGGAATCCAGCCAAAGGCAGCGACAACAGAAAAGCGAGAGAGTGGAACTATCGGAACGATTTAACTTCGTGCTTCCAAAAGATTTTGTACCTCTTGTTGATGATGAG GATATACAGATGTTATCAGTTGAAGATAAGACGAGGCTTCCACTGCCTCAAAGACTTAAGGGCTGGATACGGGAAATACGTCGTCGCTCTAGTGGGAGGCTTGATATC TTCTATTATCACGAAAAATCTGGAGAAAAACCATACCGATCATTTAGAGATGTAAAGCGCTTTATCTACTTGGGCTTCTTTCCATCGGCAGAAAACAAGAATAGCTATTTG GAGCGGTGGGCTTTGGATCAACCTAATCCGCGGGAAGAGGGAACAGCATCTGCTTTGTCTGCTCCAAACACTAATTTGCAAGTACAAATTTGTTCTTCACCAGTTCCAGACAATAATGTGCAAATACAAGATGAAGGCAAGCAGCAGGAAAAGCGTCCTAGACTGAGAACCGAGATAGTGGAACTTTCTGAACCATTTAACTTCCTGCTGCCAACAGATTATGTTTCTCTagtggatgatgatgatgag GAGATACAGAAACTCTCTAATGGGGATGTGATGTGGCTTCCCTTGGCTCAAAGGCTCAAGGGCTGGGTACGTGAGACACGCTGCCGCGCCAATGGGAGGCTTGATTTT TTCTATTATCACAAGGGTTCTGGAGAGAAGCAATACCGGTCATTTAGGGATGTGAAGCGCTATATCTACTTGGGTTTCTTTCCATCTGCTGAAAATGGGAATAAGTATTTG GATCAGTGGGTTTTTGATCAACCTAATCCAAGGGAAGAAGGAGTCACTTCAGCTTCAGCTGCTTCAAACAGTACTTCTACTACTCAGATACAAGAAGAATCATTCCCTTTCGACATGTCCCAACACTATTGA
- the LOC108217272 gene encoding probable protein phosphatase 2C 23 → MGNGVGKLDRCFAGDVSGRHHNISDPLDEGLGHSFCYIHPDSSKAYSDEFSVPFRMISGASISANTFTPLTTTLIDPFSTCTNSGSLDKASSFESSHSFASVPLQPVPGKSGPIDGGFLSGPIERSSILSLERNHGDDQLSKRGCKFHKCCLISKSLKKAMLKSNLKLSRGKKVICWPDGNSNETVMDASVGDHDEGGEEFSENRKVEWAQGKAGEDRVHVVVSEEHGWVFVGIYDGFNGPDATDFLLSNLYSNVYKELKGLLWNDKPGSAADGAPNGSVKHSDVLKALSEALRKAEESFLEITDTMVTDNPELALMGSCVLVMLMKGDDVYLMNVGDSRAVLAQKQPHLERIVEEDSNDGENNKIGAFNRVSSLAASQLTFDHCTSVQEEVERIKSEHMDDSSAIMKNRVKGSLKVTRAFGAGFLKQPKWNNALLEMFRIDYVGNSPYLNCSPCLGHHRLGPKDKFLILSSDGLYQYFTNEEAVAEVEVFNFLFPEGDPAQHLVEEVLIRAAEKAGLKFHELLNIPQGERRKYHDDVSVVIISFEGRVWRSSL, encoded by the exons ATGGGTAACGGGGTAGGAAAACTCGATCGGTGTTTCGCCGGAGATGTTTCGGGGAGACACCACAACATTTCAGACCCGCTCGATGAAGGCTTGGGCCACTCGTTCTGTTACATTCATCCGGATTCATCTAAGGCCTATTCGGATGAATTTTCGGTGCCGTTTCGAATGATCTCGGGTGCTTCCATCAGTGCTAATACTTTTACACCGCTCACCACCACACTCATTGATCCTTTCTCGACATGCACCAACTCTGGGAGTCTTGATAAGGCGTCTTCTTTCGAGAGCTCTCATTCGTTTGCTTCTGTTCCTCTCCAGCCCGTTCCTGGTAAATCTGGACCAATCGATGGAGGATTTTTATCGGGCCCCATTGAACGGAGTTCCATCTTGAGCCTGGAGAGAAATCATGGTGATGATCAGTTGTCGAAGCGCGGATGTAAATTTCATAAATGTTGTTTGATCTCCAAAAGCCTGAAGAAGGCTATGTTAAAATCAAATCTAAAATTGTCTAGGGGCAAGAAAGTCATTTGCTGGCCTGATGGTAACAGCAATGAGACTGTTATGGATGCCAGTGTTGGTGATCATGATGAAGGAGGCGAAGAATTTTCTGAAAATCGAAAGGTTGAATGGGCTCAAGGAAAGGCTGGCGAAGATCGTGTGCATGTGGTTGTGTCTGAGGAACATGGCTGGGTTTTTGTTGGGATTTATGACGGCTTCAATGGTCCTGATGCTACCGATTTTCTCCTCAGTAACCTTTATTCTAATGTTTACAAGGAGCTCAAAGGGTTACTATGGAATGACAAACCTGGATCCGCTGCTGATGGTGCCCCGAATGGATCGGTGAAACACTCGGATGTATTGAAAGCGCTTTCTGAGGCCTTGAGGAAAGCAGAAGAGTCGTTTTTGGAGATCACTGATACAATGGTCACCGACAATCCGGAGCTAGCTCTGATGGGTTCTTGTGTTCTGGTGATGTTAATGAAAGGTGACGATGTTTACTTGATGAATGTGGGGGATAGTAGGGCTGTTCTGGCTCAAAAGCAGCCTCATTTGGAACGCATTGTCGAGGAGGACTCGAATGATGGCGAGAACAACAAAATTGGTGCATTCAACAGAGTTTCGAGTTTGGCTGCTTCCCAGTTAACCTTTGATCATTGTACATCAGTGCAAGAG GAAGTTGAGAGGATCAAAAGTGAACATATGGATGATTCTTCAGCCATAATGAAGAATCGGGTGAAAGGTTCTCTCAAGGTCACTCGTGCTTTCGGAGCTGGATTTCTGAAACAG CCTAAATGGAACAATGCACTTCTGGAAATGTTCAGGATCGACTACGTGGGAAATTCTCCTTACCTTAACTGTTCCCCGTGTCTTGGTCACCACAGACTCGGCCCAAAGGACAAATTCTTAATCTTATCTTCGGATGGACTATACCAGTACTTCACAAACGAAGAAGCTGTTGCCGAAGTTGAGGTCTTCAACTTCTTATTCCCCGAGGGAGACCCTGCGCAACATCTGGTCGAAGAAGTACTCATCCGCGCTGCTGAGAAAGCAG GATTGAAGTTCCATGAGTTGCTTAACATCCCACAAGGCGAGAGAAGAAAGTACCATGATGATGTTTCGGTGGTGATCATTTCATTTGAGGGGAGGGTTTGGCGTTCATCGCTTTAA
- the LOC108215959 gene encoding dol-P-Glc:Glc(2)Man(9)GlcNAc(2)-PP-Dol alpha-1,2-glucosyltransferase — MGRLAVGVIVSCWVIPISILVNRIVPDPYMDEIFHVPQARHYCKGNFTSWDPMITTPPGLYFLSLAHVASFFPGILCIQAVSSFFDACSTAALRSTNGVLAVICSIVVYEIISQLRPELDKRRATLYTVVLALYPLHWFFTYLYYTDVASLTAVLASYLMCMKKNYPLSAVLGALAVLVRQTNIVWILFVGCSGIINYTIGVQTDKHCEQLDDSSELDQKDGQLSLGKTAATGSNLRRRRLSNFVDTSDHSSPKNFSPSSNSSDLIDDIKEILITSWYIKWRLLLLFSPYAVLLVAFVGFVYWNGSIVLGAKEAHAVSPHFAQLMYFSLISALLMVPVHFTLSQTAVLFQSFCKLRVLGIVLCLTGLTTAFLSVHFFSIAHPYLLADNRHYTFYIWRKIINVHWSTKYLMVPLYVYSWFSILSVLAKFQKKVWVLVYFLACAAVLIPSPLIEFRYYTIPFFFLILHSHVNSDRNWVLMGILYTVINIFTMAMFLFKPFSWHHEAGIQRFIW, encoded by the exons ATGGGCAGACTTGCAGTTGGTGTAATTGTTAGCTGCTGGGTGATTCCCATCTCCATCCTCGTCAATCGAATCGTCCCTGACCCTTACATG GATGAGATATTTCATGTTCCTCAAGCACGACACTACTGCAAAGGAAATTTCACTAGTTGGGACCCCATGATTACTACTCCCCCTGGCCT GTATTTTCTTTCACTTGCCCATGTTGCTTCTTTTTTTCCAGGCATTCTATGCATACAAGCAGTATCATCATTCTTTGATGCCTGCTCAACTGCAGCTCTGCGCTCCACCAATGGTGTCCTGGCTGTAATTTGCAGCATCGTGGTTTATGAGATAATTTCCCAATTGCGGCCAGAACTAGATAAAAGAAGAGCCACTCTTTATACAGTTGTTCTAGCTCTATATCCCCTCCACTGGTTTTTCACGTATCTTTATTACACAGATGTGGCATCACTTACTGCAGTGCTCGCTTCATATCTTATGTGCATGAAGAAGAACTACCCATTGAGTGCAGTG CTTGGTGCTTTGGCTGTCCTTGTACGACAAACAAATATTGTATGGATTCTTTTTGTTGGATGCTCTGGCATTATTAATTATACCATTGGAGTTCAAACAGATAAACATTGTGAGCAACTAGATGACTCCAGTGAATTGGATCAGAAAGATGGTCAGTTATCTTTGGGCAAAACTGCTGCTACTGGGTCAAACTTGAGAAGGCGAAGGTTGAGCAATTTTGTAGATACTTCTGACCATTCATCTCCCAAAAATTTCTCTCCCTCGTCTAATTCTTCAG ATTTGATTGATGATATTAAGGAAATATTGATAACTTCTTGGTATATCAAATGGCGACTCTTACTTCTATTTAGCCCTTACGCTGTGCTGTTGGTGGCTTTTGTTGGATTTGTTTACTGGAATGGGAGCATAGTTCTTG GTGCAAAAGAAGCACATGCCGTTTCTCCACATTTTGCACAGCTTATGTACTTTAGCCTAATTTCTGCTTTGCTTATGGTTCCTGTTCACTTCACGTTAAGTCAAACTGCAGTCTTGTTCCAATCATTCTGCAAGTTAAGGGTGCTGGGCATTGTGCTGTGCTTGACGGGTTTAACTACTGCATTCCTTTCAGTGCATTTTTTCAG CATTGCTCATCCATATCTTCTTGCTGACAATCGGCACTATACCTTTTATATATGGAGAAAGATCATCAACGTCCATTGGTCAACAAAGTACCTTATGGTTCCGCTTTATGTTTATTCATGGTTTTCCATCTTGAGCGTACTAG CTAAATTTCAAAAGAAAGTATGGGTGCTGGTATATTTCCTGGCATGCGCCGCTGTTCTAATTCCTTCTCCATTAATAGAGTTCAGATACTACACCATACCTTTCTTTTTCCTAATTCTTCATTCCCATGTCAACAGTGACAGAAATTGGGTGCTCATGGGTATCCTCTATACTGTCATCAACATCTTCACAATGGCTATGTTTTTGTTTAAGCCATTTAGTTGGCACCATGAAGCTGGGATCCAAAGGTTTATATGGTAG